The following proteins come from a genomic window of Methylorubrum populi:
- a CDS encoding oxalate decarboxylase family bicupin, with protein sequence MNVFSRRGLIAAAGGVALGANSARSAEGPSPVRDGKGADILGPRNAAREAEDPVTVAPPKTDHGTMPNLKWSFADSHMRLEEGGWARQTTTRELPISKAMAGVNMRLKANVVREMHWHKEAEWAYMIKGRARITAIDGDGRTFADDIGEGDLWYFPSGIPHSIQGLEGPEDGCEFLLVFDDGGFSEDSTFLITDWLAHTPRDVLAKNFGLPERAFDAIPEKELYIFPGPKPGSLAEDQLGGAGPVPKRFSHRMLAQEPIRTKGGSVRITDSAIFPVSTTIAAALVELQPGAMRELHWHPNGDEWQYYLSGRGRMTVFGSESKARSFDYQAGDVGYVPFAMGHYIENTSDTPLTFLEMFRSPRYADISLRQWMALTPHALVQAHTKLSREAIDALPQTKSQVLPG encoded by the coding sequence ATGAACGTGTTCTCACGCCGGGGCTTGATCGCCGCCGCGGGCGGCGTGGCGCTGGGCGCCAACTCTGCCCGTTCGGCCGAGGGGCCATCGCCGGTTCGCGACGGAAAGGGTGCGGACATCCTCGGCCCCCGCAACGCGGCGCGCGAGGCGGAGGACCCCGTCACCGTGGCTCCGCCGAAGACCGATCACGGCACCATGCCGAACCTGAAATGGTCCTTCGCCGACAGCCACATGCGGCTGGAGGAAGGGGGTTGGGCACGCCAGACGACGACGCGGGAACTGCCGATCTCGAAGGCCATGGCCGGCGTGAACATGCGACTGAAGGCGAACGTCGTACGCGAGATGCATTGGCACAAGGAGGCGGAGTGGGCCTACATGATCAAGGGCCGCGCCCGGATCACCGCGATCGACGGCGATGGGCGCACATTCGCCGACGATATCGGCGAGGGGGACCTCTGGTACTTTCCCTCCGGCATTCCGCACTCGATCCAGGGGCTCGAAGGGCCGGAGGACGGCTGCGAGTTCCTGCTCGTGTTCGATGACGGCGGCTTCTCGGAGGATTCGACCTTCCTCATCACCGATTGGCTCGCGCACACGCCGCGCGACGTGCTGGCGAAGAACTTCGGACTACCAGAGCGCGCCTTCGACGCCATCCCCGAGAAGGAACTCTACATCTTTCCGGGCCCGAAGCCGGGATCGCTGGCCGAGGATCAGCTCGGCGGCGCAGGGCCGGTACCGAAGCGCTTCAGCCACAGGATGCTGGCACAGGAGCCGATCCGCACGAAGGGCGGCAGCGTGCGGATCACGGATTCCGCGATCTTCCCCGTCTCCACCACCATCGCCGCGGCGCTGGTCGAGCTCCAGCCCGGCGCGATGCGGGAACTGCATTGGCATCCGAACGGGGACGAGTGGCAGTACTACCTCTCGGGCCGTGGGCGGATGACCGTGTTCGGTTCGGAATCGAAAGCGCGCAGCTTCGATTATCAGGCCGGCGATGTCGGCTACGTGCCCTTCGCCATGGGTCATTACATCGAGAATACCAGCGACACGCCGCTGACCTTCCTCGAGATGTTCCGCAGCCCCCGCTACGCCGACATCTCCCTGCGCCAGTGGATGGCGCTGACCCCGCACGCGCTGGTGCAAGCGCATACCAAGCTCTCGCGCGAGGCGATCGACGCCCTGCCGCAGACCAAATCGCAGGTCCTTCCGGGCTGA